Below is a window of Malania oleifera isolate guangnan ecotype guangnan chromosome 1, ASM2987363v1, whole genome shotgun sequence DNA.
GCATCTAACATTAGGATTCCATTTGTCAAGTGTATTAGATTTATTTCCAGTTCCATGCAATATTTGATTCTCTGTGAATTATGAAGCCTGTGGCACACAAGTATGTAATTATCCATCATGACTGCACAAGTGATTTGTAGTGGGgaccccgggggggggggggggggggggggcgcacaACTTTTATGTGCTACGTGTTTTTCTGAGCATTATTCTGTTGGTGTCTTTTGGCAGTAATTCCTAGTCAATAAGTCTGTATGTTGTATCCTTATGCTAGTTGTCATAATCATATCTACATCAGCACTTTGCTGGATGCACTGGCTATGGTCATGATGAACCCGGGGGACGCGAAGCACTTGATCAAGCTTTTGCAGAAATTTTTGGTGCTGAATCTGCAATAGTCCGTTCACAGGTTTGCCTAAGTTGTTCTGTTTTACTGTACTCTCTACTTTCCAGGTTATGTATgatatttttgttaatttttcttTGTTTCTAACCTGCAGTTTTTCTCTGGTACTCATGCTATTACTTGTGCCTTATTTGCTTTATTGAGGCCAGGGGATGAGGTGATTTGCATTTTTCAAATAGAACCTCTATAATACATTTAATTCACAATTGCAGTCATTTCTCTATTTATGCAGCATTTATAATATGGTATGGATTTATATGATTTTCAGCTGTTAGCCGTTGCCGGTGCTCCTTATGACACCTTAGAGGAAGTTATCGGGATTAGAGACTCAATTGGGCTGGGTTCCTTGAAAGATTTTGGAGTGAAATATCGAGAAGTTCCAGTAAGTGTACTTTCTGCAATgcttaatttgtattataaataattGATTATTTGGCTCCATCTCACTTAGATTTTGTTTCAGCTTGGCAAAGATGGTGGACTTGATTGGCATGCACTTATCAGTGCTTTGAAGCCTCAAACAAGATGTGCTTTCATACAAAGGTCATGTGGCTATTCATGGCGTCATAGTTTAAGTGTACATGAGATAGGAAAGGCAATTGAGATGATCAAGGTAAGCCATTGGGCAGTAACTATAATCAGAACTAAACTTTTATCTAGGAGGGGTTACTGTAATTCTTCCATTATAGCAAAATGTCATAGTGTTTGGAATCGACTGGATGTACCTTCCAACTGTCATTATATTCCCTGCCTTAATTAATTCTCTcttttattgataaaataataaagtaacatagaaagaaaagaaaagaaaagaagagaagagatCCCAGCCTTAAATCTCCCAACCTCACAAGCTCATTAGATCAGGTGACGTCTGGAATCTGGTTCAAAATTCTGGCCTTAAATGTCCAAATTTTGAGTAACTAGGGAATGTTCTTGGCTTTTCAAGCCATTGGAAATTGTTCCAGATCTACATTAAGGACCGTGGGGACAATTGCCCAAACTAAAATTCCAGGAAATGGGGGCTCTCCAGGTATATTGAACACAGAGCAAAAGTATAGTTATGCCCCACAATGAACAAGTAAGGACAGGTGGGTGAATTAATGCTCCATTCTCTTTACTCGTCTCTAAAGGCTCTCTCTCCCCccctctcactcactctctctctctctctctctctctctctctctctctccctgcaCATGCTTTTTTTTCCCCCTGTATAAAATTTCTGGGTCCACAATTGATTCAAAACCAAATTATTACATAAGTTCATTAGTTTAAACTGATGGTTGATGTggctttttttttaaatcacttatttatttatttattttttagtggtGGTTGTGAGAATTTGTGCACCTGAAAAATTTTCCCTCCATCAATGTCCTCTCGTATCTATATGTTTGTATACAGATGCAGAATCCAAACTGCTTAGTCATGGTGGATAATTGCTATGGTGAATTTGTGGAAACAATGGAACCTCCAATGGTGGTAAGTGATACATTTTGCATTTCTTCCTTTTGAAGAATACTGATGTCATTTGTTAGTGGTGGGCAGGGTGCAGATTTAATAGCAGGCAGTTTGATAAAAAATCCTGGTGGAACCATTGCACCATGTGGTGGATATGTTGCAGGGAAGGAGAAATGGGTAAAAGCTGCAGCGGCTCGTCTTTCTGCACCAGGGCTTGGAATAGATTGCGGCTCAACCCCTGGTGATATTATGCGAGCTTTTTTCCAGGGTTTATTCCTTTCACCTCAAATGGTTGGGGAGGCAGTCAAGGTATTGCATTTGCATTCTGCATCTTCTTATTTCTTATTGTAGTTTTGCTACTTCTTCCGGTAATGACTTCTGTCTTCTACATCACAAGGGAGGCCTTTTGATCGCTGAAGTCATGGCATCAAAAGGGTATACGGTGCAGCCACTTCCTCGAGTACTTCGTTATGATACTGTGCAGGTTTGTTTACCCAATTGTTTTCTTTCAAAATGTACGTTCAAAATGAATCCAATGTCAACTGTCTTTTAGACCTTAAATTCATCTTTCATGTAGCCCAACTTGTTGGCTCGGATGAAAGTTACTTTGCACACGTAGTTTCATTAACATTACAATTTTGTCGCTGGTACCAGGTTACAATTTTAGGTGTAATCTAACATGGCATCAGGTTTCCAAGAGGTTCTGGGTTCTAATCTCGTTGCTCGCAtttgttatgtggtgtttaaaaaattattgtattccttgtaatgggtgttgtctatcatgtgtttatctcttcaCGTGTAGACATGCTGTTGGGCTGCACATG
It encodes the following:
- the LOC131144011 gene encoding uncharacterized protein LOC131144011, giving the protein MLALPCIAPATLNLTRRPFRATASLRSTSQLSPLPPPHPLPFVPEVVEAVDALYSEFRAVDSLVACNTARVLKSFQNARVGSHHFAGCTGYGHDEPGGREALDQAFAEIFGAESAIVRSQFFSGTHAITCALFALLRPGDELLAVAGAPYDTLEEVIGIRDSIGLGSLKDFGVKYREVPLGKDGGLDWHALISALKPQTRCAFIQRSCGYSWRHSLSVHEIGKAIEMIKMQNPNCLVMVDNCYGEFVETMEPPMVGADLIAGSLIKNPGGTIAPCGGYVAGKEKWVKAAAARLSAPGLGIDCGSTPGDIMRAFFQGLFLSPQMVGEAVKGGLLIAEVMASKGYTVQPLPRVLRYDTVQAVQLGSCERLIAFCEAVQRCSPVGSFTKPVAGSTPGYASEVIFADGTFIDGSTSELSCDGPLRKPFCVFCQGGTHWTQWGLVLGEVLKSI